One genomic window of Nicotiana sylvestris chromosome 10, ASM39365v2, whole genome shotgun sequence includes the following:
- the LOC138879463 gene encoding uncharacterized mitochondrial protein AtMg00860-like → MFMYLMKRAFRTYIDLFVIIFIDDILIHSRRMEEHEQHLRLVLQTLREQKLYAKFYKCEFWLDFVAFLGHVISGKGIKVDPKKIEAVQSWPRPTSTNEIRSFLGLIGYYRLFVEGFSPIAAPLTRLTQKGDPFHWSDDCETSF, encoded by the coding sequence ATGTTTATGTATTTGATGAAAAGGGCGTTCAGGACGTACATTGATTTGTTTGTCAttatcttcattgatgacattttgatccaCTCACGTAGGATGgaagagcacgagcagcatttgagattGGTGCTTCAAACATTGCGAgaacagaagctatatgctaagttctataaatgtgagttttggttagatttcgtagcattcttggggcatgttataTCGGgcaagggtattaaggtggatcccaagaagattgaggcagttcagagttggcctcgtcCTACTTCGACGAATGAGATCAGGAGCTTCTTGGGGTTAATAGGTTATTATCGCCTGTTTGTGGAGGGCTTCTCACCTATTGCAGCACCTttaactagattgacccagaagggtgatccattccattggtccgatgattgtgagacgagcttttag